A stretch of Limanda limanda chromosome 7, fLimLim1.1, whole genome shotgun sequence DNA encodes these proteins:
- the LOC133004701 gene encoding cytosolic sulfotransferase 1-like gives MDSLPRPELVEFKGSWSTHYYIENWENIQNFQARPDDVLIVTYPKAGSTWVSYILDLLYFGQSTPKNPRFHPIQARVPTLEICFPEYSGGGSTTHRGTEQLDKVVTSPRLIRSHLPVGSVPKSFFEQNCKIVYVARNGKDSVVSYFHFDRMTRIQPEPGDWNSYLHRFMEGKMVHGSWYDHVTSWWEKKPTYSNLHLMFYEDLVEDTGREIEKLCSFLGLSPSVEEMEVLKGTVQFDNMKQDRVVDHSGFPWMDNKISPFIRKGKVGDWKNHFTVAQNEEFEEDYKKKMKNSTVKFRTEPVSG, from the exons ATGGATTCACTCCCTCGACCAGAACTCGTTGAATTCAAAGGAAGCTGGTCGACTCACTATTACATAGAAAACTGggaaaacattcaaaacttccAGGCCAGGCCAGATGATGTACTCATCGTAACATACCCCAAAGCAG GAAGCACCTGGGTCTCCTACATCCTTGACCTTCTGTATTTTGGTCAGTCGACTCCTAAGAATCCAAGATTCCACCCCATTCAAGCAAGAGTGCCGACCTTGGAGATCTGCTTCCCTG AATATAGTGGTGGTGGTTCAACCACACATAGAGGAACAGAGCAGTTGGACAAGGTCGTCACTTCTCCTCGACTCATTAGGAGTCATCTTCCAGTTGGCTCTGTGCCAAAATCATTCTTCGAGCAAAACTGCAAG ATAGTTTACGTGGCGCGCAATGGGAAGGACAGTGTGGTGTCTTATTTCCACTTTGATCGCATGACACGGATCCAGCCAGAGCCTGGAGACTGGAACAGTTACCTGCACAGATTCATGGAGGGAAAGA TGGTGCACGGATCCTGGTATGACCATGTGACCAGCTGGTGGGAGAAGAAACCAACATATTCAAACCTTCATCTCATGTTCTATGAAGACCTGGTTGAG GATACTGGACGGGAAATAGAAaaactctgcagcttcctcGGTTTGTCTCCATCAGTCGAGGAGATGGAAGTACTCAAAGGCACCGTCCAGTTTGATAATATGAAACAAGACAGGGTGGTCGACCACTCAGGATTTCCATGGATGGATAACAAAATTTCCCCTTTCATCAGGAAAG GGAAAGTTGGTGACTGGAAGAACCACTTCACTGTGGCTCAGAATGAAGAGTTTGAAGAAGACTAcaagaaaaaaatgaagaatTCCACAGTGAAGTTTCGTACTGAGCCTGTGTCCGGCTGA
- the LOC133005396 gene encoding cytosolic sulfotransferase 1-like has protein sequence MEPPPRPTVFDFHGVCMTKYFTENWDNIQSFEARPSDIVIATFPKAGTTWVSYILDLLYFEEMGPERMASIPLHERVPFLEISASIHLKGKDQADQLPTTPRLIKTHLPIQFLPKSFWEQNCRIIYVGRNAKDVAVSYFHFGRMNLLQPDPVNWSTFLQDFMQGKIVFGSWYDHVNGWWEKKQTYSNIHYMLYEDLTEDPGREIDKLCSFLGLSPSAEKKERVATGAKFDNMKQDKMANYSTIEVMDHKVSPFMRKGKVGDWKNHFTVAQNEEFDEDYKKKMKNPKLKFRNEI, from the exons ATGGAGCCACCACCTCGACCAACAGTCTTTGACTTCCATGGAGTCTGCATGACCAAATACTTCACTGAAAACTGGGACAACATCCAAAGCTTCGAAGCGAGACCAAGTGATATTGTCATAGCTACTTTCCCTAAAGCAG GGACAACATGGGTCTCTTACATCCTGGATCTGCTGTATTTTGAGGAAATGGGTCCTGAGCGCATGGCATCCATCCCCCTTCATGAGAGAGTGCCCTTCCTGGAGATCAGCGCATCTATTCATCTCAAAG GCAAAGACCAGGCGGACCAGCTACCCACCACTCCTCGTCTAATTAAAACTCATCTACCGATCCAGTTTCTGCCAAAGTCCTTCTGGGAGCAGAACTGCCGG aTTATCTACGTTGGTCGTAATGCAAAGGACGTGGCAGTGTCCTATTTTCATTTTGGCCGGATGAACTTGCTCCAGCCAGATCCAGTTAACTGGAGCACCTTCCTGCAGGATTTCATGCAGGGAAAAA TTGTGTTTGGATCTTGGTATGACCACGTGAACGGCTGGTGGGAGAAGAAGCAGACATATTCCAATATTCACTACATGCTCTATGAAGACCTGACTGAG GACCCGGGACGAGAGATAGACAAGCTCTGTTCCTTCCTCGGTTTGTCTCCTTCGgctgaaaagaaggaaagagtCGCAACTGGAGCGAAGTTTGACAACATGAAACAAGACAAAATGGCCAATTATTCCACTATTGAAGTGATGGACCACAAGGTTTCTCCTTTCATGAGAAAAG GGAAAGTTGGTGACTGGAAGAACCACTTCACTGTGGCTCAGAATGAAGAGTTTGATGAAGACTAcaagaaaaagatgaagaatCCCAAACTGAAGTTTCGCAATGAGATTTAG